In the genome of Triticum urartu cultivar G1812 chromosome 5, Tu2.1, whole genome shotgun sequence, one region contains:
- the LOC125510003 gene encoding ADP-ribosylation factor GTPase-activating protein AGD3-like — protein sequence MYFTRLDDSPMFRKQMQSLEEGADLLRERCLKYHKGCRKYTEGLGEAYDGDIAFASSLEAFGGGHNDPISVAFGGPVMTKFTIALREIGTYKEVLRSQVEHMLNDKLLQFVDMDLHDVKDARKRFDKASLLYDQARERYLSLKKGTRTDIATAVEDELHSARSSFEQARFNLVTALSNIEAKKRFEFLEAVSGTMDAHLRYFKQGYELLHQMEPYINQVLAYAQQSRERSNYEQAALVERMQEFKRQIDRESRWSPNGMTDSPNGDGIQAIGRSSHKMIEAVMQSASKGKVQTIRQGYLSKRSSNLRGDWKRRFFVLDNRGMLYYYRKQNSRPSSGYSNQRSNTPTEHGSGLLSRWFSSHYHGGVHDEKSVARHTVNLLTSTIKVDADQSDLRFCFRIISPTKNYTLQAESAMDQMDWIEKITGVIASLLSSQSPERRLLLSPKGSGHHRTNSESSSFSSSTELDHSMSEDFMMEKNSGSGYFEHSRVTQHHRTSMRPDKPIELLRKVVGNDVCADCGAAEPDWASLNLGVLVCIECSGVHRNLGVHISKVRSLTLDVRVWEPSVINLFQSLGNTFANTIWEEMLTSSSSFDHGDTSRADEIENTPDNLAVRKPKQSDPISLKEKFIHAKYAEKDFVRKHSMDETQLAQQMWDHVSSNNKMEVYSLIVRSNADVNLTYGQTSFNSALTLGKALLLQEQPSSPSNGSFDCGTHEKISPRGSLSPASTSARTDELDGCAEGLSLLHLACRVADIGMVELLLQYGASVNSTDSRGRTPLHHSILKGRRVHAKLLLSRGADSQATDREGRTALQYAIDSGTIDDEEILVLLEDPR from the exons ATGTATTTCACTCGGCTCGATGACTCGCCCATGTTCAGGAAGCAG ATGCAATCGCTTGAAGAAGGTGCTGATTTGCTGAGAGAGAGATGCTTGAAGTATCACAAAGGTTGCCGTAAGTACAC TGAAGGGCTAGGCGAAGCATATGATGGAGATATTGCGTTCGCAAGTTCACTAGAAGCATTTGGAGGCGGTCACAATGATCCAATCAGTGTTGCCTTTGGAG GACCCGTGATGACCAAATTTACAATTGCCTTGAGAGAAATTGGAACATACAAGGAAGTTTTGCGCTCCCAG GTTGAACATATGCTAAATGACAAGCTGCTGCAGTTTGTGGACATGGATTTGCATGATGTGAAG GATGCCCGGAAGCGTTTTGACAAGGCTAGCCTTCTGTACGACCAG GCTCGTGAGAGGTATTTATCCTTGAAGAAAGGAACAAGGACAGACATAGCAACTGCAGTTGAGGAT GAGCTCCACAGCGCCAGATCTTCATTTGAGCAAGCTCGTTTCAACCTG GTGACTGCGCTTTCAAACATTGAGGCTAagaaaagatttgaatttttgGAGGCTGTTAGTGGGACAATGGATGCACATCTTCGTTATTTCAAACAA GGATATGAATTACTCCATCAGATGGAACCGTATATCAATCAA GTTCTTGCTTATGCACAGCAATCAAGAGAAAGGTCCAACTACGAGCAAGCTGCTCTTGTAGAGAGGATGCAAGAGTTCAAAAGGCAGATTGACCGGGAAAGTCGGTGGTCGCCAAACGGGATGACTGATTCCCCCAATGGTGATGGAATACAAGCAATTGGTCGAAGTTCACATAAGATGATTGAAGCCGTCATGCAGTCAGCTTCAAAGGGAAAG GTTCAGACTATTCGGCAAGGCTATCTCTCAAAGCGTTCTTCGAATTTGAGAGGCGACTGGAAAAGGAGGTTCTTTGTCCTTGATAATCGAGGAATGTTGTATTATTACCGCAAGCAAAATAGTAGACCATCC AGTGGTTATTCTAACCAACGAAGTAACACTCCCACTGAGCATGGCTCTGGGCTGCTTAGCAGATGGTTCTCATCTCATTACCATGGCGGTGTGCATGATGAGAAATCTGTAGCACGACATACAGTAAACCTGCTAACATCAACCATTAAAGTTGACGCAGATCAATCAGATCTAAGGTTCTGTTTCAGAATAATTTCGCCCACAAAAAACTACACACTGCAG GCAGAGAGTGCGATGGATCAGATGGATTGGATTGAAAAGATCACTGGTGTCATTGCTTCTTTGTTAAGCTCCCAATCCCCTGAACGG CGTCTACTGTTGAGCCCTAAGGGCAGTGGGCATCATCGAACAAACAGCGAAAGTAGTTCTTTCAGTAGCTCAACAGAACTTGACCATTCCATGAGTGAAGATTTTATGATGGAAAAGAACTCAGGAAGTGGGTACTTTGAGCACTCCAGAGTCACACAACACCACCGAACCAGCATGAGACCTGACAAGCCAATTGAATTGCTTAGGAAGGTGGTTGGCAATGATGTTTGTGCTGATTGTGGTGCCGCAGAGCCTGATTGGGCATCCCTAAACCTCGGAGTCCTTGTATGCATAGAATGTTCTGGTGTACACCGAAATCTTGGTGTGCATATATCTAAG GTAAGGTCTCTGACACTTGATGTCAGGGTGTGGGAGCCATCTGTAATCAATCTCTTCCAGTCTTTAGGCAACACATTTGCCAACACTATCTGGGAAGAAATGTTGACTTCGTCAAGCAGTTTCGATCATGGTGATACTTCGAG AGCTGATGAAATTGAGAACACACCAGATAACTTGGCTGTCAGAAAGCCTAAACAATCGGATCCTATCTCTCTGAAAGAGAAATTTATTCATGCCAAG TATGCTGAGAAAGATTTTGTACGAAAACATAGTATGGATGAGACTCAGCTAGCGCAACAGATGTGGGATCACGTAAGTTCAAACAACAAGATGGAGGTGTACAGTCTGATAGTGCGATCGAACGCGGATGTAAATCTAACTTATGGGCAGACATCATTTAATTCGGCTTTGACTCTTGGAAAAGCGCTTCTCTTACAAGAGCAACCGTCTTCGCCGTCAAATGGTAGTTTTGATTGTGGCACACATGAGAAGATATCTCCCAGGGGTTCTCTTTCTCCTGCGAGCACAAGCGCACGAACAGATGAATTGGATGGCTGCGCTGAGGGCTTATCTTTGCTTCATCTGGCCTGCCGGGTCGCGGATATAGGCATGGTTGAGCTGCTCCTGCAGTATGGAGCCAGTGTGAATTCCACAGATTCTAGAGGCCGAACACCGCTTCATCACAGCATTTTGAAAGGAAGGCGTGTGCATGCCAAGCTGCTCCTCTCCAG GGGTGCTGATTCGCAGGCGACAGACCGTGAAGGTAGAACGGCATTGCAGTACGCCATCGACAGCGGAACCATCGACGACGAAGAGATTCTTGTTTTGTTAGAAGACCCCAGGTAG